One genomic segment of Erythrobacter sp. THAF29 includes these proteins:
- a CDS encoding ATPase — translation MPQIAQLPEFWSSQVFWTLIFFGITFFVIGRGMVPKVMETVELRDKQIADDLAAAQAAREAADKQEEAWRERENENRAKAQALIAEAKAKAAASTEKKLASAQKRLDKKLAEAEAEIEAARASAMAEIEDVAAEATQEIVARLSGENVDKSAARTAVKRVMADA, via the coding sequence ATGCCTCAGATAGCCCAACTTCCCGAATTCTGGTCGAGCCAGGTTTTCTGGACTCTGATCTTTTTCGGCATCACATTCTTTGTCATCGGACGCGGCATGGTGCCCAAGGTGATGGAAACGGTCGAACTGCGCGACAAGCAGATCGCCGATGACCTCGCCGCTGCGCAGGCTGCCCGCGAGGCCGCTGACAAGCAGGAAGAGGCTTGGCGGGAGCGCGAGAACGAAAACCGTGCCAAAGCGCAGGCCCTGATTGCAGAAGCAAAGGCGAAGGCTGCCGCATCGACCGAGAAGAAGCTTGCTTCCGCACAGAAGCGTCTCGACAAGAAGCTGGCCGAAGCCGAGGCCGAGATCGAAGCCGCGCGCGCAAGTGCGATGGCAGAGATCGAAGACGTCGCTGCCGAGGCTACGCAAGAAATCGTCGCGCGGCTCTCGGGTGAGAACGTAGATAAGAGCGCCGCACGCACGGCCGTGAAAAGGGTGATGGCCGATGCCTGA
- a CDS encoding F0F1 ATP synthase subunit C encodes MEAEAAKLVGAGLAAIGAGMAAIGVGNVFGSFLESALRNPGAADGQQGRLFIGFAAAELLGLLAFVVAMILIFVA; translated from the coding sequence ATGGAAGCAGAAGCAGCCAAGCTCGTGGGCGCAGGCCTCGCAGCCATCGGTGCCGGTATGGCAGCCATCGGCGTGGGTAACGTCTTCGGATCGTTCCTCGAGAGCGCCCTGCGTAACCCGGGAGCAGCAGACGGCCAGCAGGGCCGCCTGTTCATCGGCTTCGCCGCGGCCGAACTTCTCGGCCTGCTGGCGTTCGTCGTCGCGATGATCCTGATCTTCGTCGCCTAA
- a CDS encoding F0F1 ATP synthase subunit A, whose product MKQFQIEPLFGLKEWDLAGFNIVFTNSALWMAITVVLLWIFVFGGMKRELVPGRWQMAVETFTSFIDDMLEANVGKEGRKYVPYIFSLFMFILFANLLGLLPIGVLGLHPFTFTSHFTVTGVLAILSFSIVLIVGFWKHGIKFFSLFVPHGTPAPMVLPIALIEFFSFMIRPFSLALRLFVAMMAGHVLLKVLSSFVIDGFNAGVGTSLIVALPSFALMVAISALEILVAGIQAYVFALLTSLYINDAEHLH is encoded by the coding sequence ATGAAACAGTTCCAAATCGAGCCTCTTTTTGGCTTGAAAGAATGGGATCTGGCGGGTTTCAACATCGTATTCACCAATTCCGCGCTGTGGATGGCGATCACCGTCGTCCTGTTGTGGATCTTCGTCTTTGGCGGCATGAAGCGCGAGCTTGTGCCGGGGCGCTGGCAGATGGCGGTGGAAACCTTCACCAGCTTCATCGACGACATGCTCGAAGCGAATGTCGGCAAGGAAGGGCGCAAATATGTGCCCTATATTTTCAGCCTGTTCATGTTCATCCTGTTTGCCAACCTGCTCGGCCTGCTGCCGATCGGCGTTCTTGGCCTGCATCCATTCACGTTCACCAGCCACTTCACTGTGACTGGGGTTCTTGCGATCCTTTCGTTCTCCATCGTTCTGATCGTCGGTTTCTGGAAGCATGGGATCAAGTTCTTCTCTCTCTTCGTGCCGCACGGGACGCCCGCGCCGATGGTCTTGCCCATCGCGCTGATCGAGTTTTTCTCGTTCATGATCCGTCCTTTCAGTCTCGCGCTGCGTCTTTTCGTGGCGATGATGGCCGGTCACGTATTGCTCAAAGTGTTGTCGAGCTTCGTCATCGACGGATTCAACGCGGGTGTAGGCACCAGCCTCATCGTAGCGCTGCCCAGCTTTGCGCTTATGGTTGCTATCAGCGCGCTCGAAATCCTGGTCGCAGGCATTCAGGCATACGTCTTTGCACTGCTTACGTCGCTTTACATTAACGACGCCGAGCACCTTCACTGA
- a CDS encoding AtpZ/AtpI family protein translates to MSDEKPAREPIAEDARIDALEKRLKAAREREDERNRPKIKGADANYRSGNRVLADLLGGIFGGLVIGGAFDALVGTTPWGLLVGLFLGIGVAFRNIIRAANARPDDPNTDQ, encoded by the coding sequence ATGAGCGACGAAAAGCCTGCACGAGAACCCATCGCTGAGGATGCGCGGATCGATGCGCTCGAAAAGCGGCTGAAGGCCGCACGCGAGCGCGAAGACGAACGCAACCGACCGAAGATCAAGGGGGCCGACGCGAATTATCGCAGCGGCAACCGGGTGCTTGCGGACCTGCTCGGTGGGATTTTCGGAGGCTTGGTCATTGGCGGTGCGTTTGACGCGCTGGTCGGGACCACGCCCTGGGGTCTGTTGGTCGGCCTGTTTCTCGGAATAGGTGTCGCCTTCAGGAACATTATTCGAGCGGCGAATGCGCGTCCTGACGATCCCAATACGGATCAATAA
- a CDS encoding YdbL family protein: MTKLRNLAVIAAAGAATLAVFTAPAHAQRDPAYAAARAAGLVGEKTDGYLGIVGEATPALQRLVDDINIKRRAVYADKARENRATIEEYAFSVGCQTILLRVKPGEKYQAPDGTWLTRTSEPPIRDPRCP, translated from the coding sequence ATGACAAAACTACGCAATCTCGCCGTAATCGCTGCCGCCGGTGCGGCGACGCTCGCTGTTTTCACAGCGCCAGCCCACGCGCAGCGCGATCCCGCTTACGCTGCTGCGCGTGCTGCGGGCTTGGTTGGCGAGAAGACGGATGGATATCTCGGCATCGTTGGTGAAGCGACGCCCGCACTTCAGCGGCTGGTAGACGATATCAATATCAAGCGCCGCGCGGTTTATGCCGACAAAGCACGGGAAAACCGTGCCACTATCGAGGAATACGCCTTTTCGGTCGGCTGCCAGACGATTCTTTTGCGTGTGAAGCCGGGCGAAAAGTACCAGGCACCCGATGGCACCTGGCTTACACGTACGAGCGAGCCGCCCATACGCGATCCACGCTGTCCGTAG
- a CDS encoding YnbE family lipoprotein, with protein sequence MLGLAMLGGCISVEAPDEPIVIELNINIRQEVIYRLAEDAANTIEENADIF encoded by the coding sequence ATGTTGGGTTTGGCGATGCTGGGTGGATGCATCAGCGTCGAAGCGCCCGATGAGCCGATCGTGATCGAGCTCAACATCAATATTCGGCAGGAAGTGATTTACCGATTGGCTGAAGACGCCGCCAACACGATTGAGGAAAACGCGGATATATTCTGA
- a CDS encoding YdbH domain-containing protein, producing MVATEQYVLENDDAPGRSGLWPSRWRWRISLGMLLVILAVLIGAWFSREQIAGLVIEDLLEQYDLEASYDIVSIDPQRQVIANLVIGDPDRPNFTAEQVTVNLDYGFRSPSVEGVSLVKPRLYGTYLEGELSFGSLDPLIFTDSDGPAALPEMDVFIEDGRALIESDYGAIAAKLNGRGPLDDGFAGELALTAPGIGNETCSAREATAYGDLATSAGSLSFDGPLRLRKLECEGARVASAYIGASLAVSKDFTVVDGDLDLRGQRIAYSGNSLAQLAGEVEFGWSERGLNLDHNLTGETLATAYATIGRIAADGSFRADPSFERSEWRVGLSGEDLNMASDASAPLASARDASEGTFLAPLLAKFDRSLAQALSGGRLEADAMVRTGDAGLRVLLPEARVAGANDDMILALSRVAWANVEQGTRITGNFITGGEGLPQITGRMEQSPGGSFALRATMEEYAVGADRIAIPRMQVRKDRSGSLNFVGLVRASGALPGGSVRDLDIPLEGAWGDNGLVIGQRCSEMRFESLAIAQLSLRAQRLALCPQSGGSMVRYDDALRIKIETRSLTLAGELADSPASLSAGAASINYPGGFKLEEFSATIGTGGSAVRLTAAQLDGTFDEAVGGTFTGGTAQLDLVPLDLAEMAGNWAYVGDTVVVEEGAFVLTERLDGVEVTEARFEPLIANDATLTLSGETISAKADLLNPGSMRLVTRVDVIHDLATGNGRAGIDFPGLLFDEKLAPEDVSILAKGVIAFANGTISGRGEVLWTDGDVDSKGTFSTDGLDLAATFGPIDGLRGSIAFTDLINLTTAPGQVLEIAALNPGIEVLEGRVEYSMTGGELIAVEDARWPFMGGTLILRPVKIEYGSPGPQRYVFEMVGLDAEVFVAQMELSNIGASGIFDGTVPIVFDSEGNGTIEGGLLISRPPGGNVSYVGELTYEDMGAMANFAFQSLRSLDYNQMMVGLDGSLAGEIITNFRIDGVRQGEGASRNFVTRQLAKLPIRFNISVRSHNFYELSTVVRSYFDPSYLSNPTTRGFRFEDGRLVPISPFAEPQLPDNPDDGSSNPEEIRRDDEPAVQPPESDNLQ from the coding sequence ATGGTCGCCACCGAGCAGTACGTTCTGGAGAATGATGACGCCCCCGGGCGCTCGGGCTTATGGCCTTCCCGCTGGCGCTGGCGGATCAGCCTCGGTATGCTGCTGGTCATTCTCGCCGTGCTCATTGGCGCGTGGTTCAGCCGCGAGCAGATTGCTGGGCTGGTGATCGAAGACCTTCTCGAACAATACGATCTCGAGGCGAGCTACGACATCGTTTCCATCGACCCGCAGCGTCAGGTTATCGCCAACCTGGTCATCGGCGACCCGGACCGTCCCAATTTCACCGCCGAGCAGGTGACGGTCAATCTGGACTACGGGTTTCGCTCGCCGTCGGTTGAAGGGGTCTCACTGGTCAAGCCGCGCCTCTACGGCACCTATCTCGAAGGCGAGCTGAGTTTCGGCAGCCTTGATCCGTTGATCTTCACAGACAGCGACGGGCCAGCTGCACTCCCCGAAATGGACGTCTTCATTGAGGACGGTCGCGCGCTCATCGAAAGCGATTACGGCGCTATCGCCGCCAAGCTCAATGGTAGAGGGCCGCTCGACGACGGTTTCGCTGGCGAGTTGGCTTTGACAGCACCGGGTATTGGTAATGAGACGTGCTCGGCACGCGAGGCGACTGCATACGGTGACTTGGCGACATCGGCGGGCTCACTGTCGTTCGACGGACCGCTCCGGCTGAGGAAACTCGAGTGCGAAGGCGCACGGGTCGCCAGTGCCTATATCGGTGCCTCCCTTGCTGTTTCCAAGGACTTCACCGTAGTCGACGGCGATCTCGACCTCAGGGGCCAGCGGATAGCCTATTCCGGCAACTCGCTCGCACAACTCGCGGGCGAGGTAGAATTCGGCTGGAGCGAACGCGGGCTAAATCTCGATCATAACCTGACAGGCGAAACGCTCGCGACCGCCTACGCGACTATCGGTCGAATTGCTGCGGACGGATCCTTCCGAGCCGATCCGTCCTTCGAGCGCAGCGAGTGGCGTGTTGGTCTCTCGGGCGAAGACCTGAACATGGCAAGCGATGCGTCGGCACCACTCGCGAGTGCGCGCGACGCAAGCGAAGGCACTTTCTTGGCACCCTTGCTCGCGAAATTCGATCGCTCGCTGGCGCAGGCTCTCTCCGGTGGAAGGCTCGAGGCAGACGCGATGGTCCGCACCGGAGATGCCGGTTTGCGGGTGCTTCTCCCCGAGGCCCGGGTGGCGGGAGCCAATGACGATATGATCCTCGCGCTATCGCGAGTCGCCTGGGCGAACGTTGAGCAAGGCACACGGATCACCGGCAACTTCATAACTGGCGGCGAGGGGCTGCCCCAGATCACCGGACGGATGGAGCAGTCGCCCGGAGGATCTTTCGCTCTCCGAGCGACGATGGAAGAATACGCTGTGGGTGCGGATCGCATTGCGATCCCGCGAATGCAGGTTCGCAAAGATCGCTCCGGAAGTCTCAATTTCGTCGGCCTCGTGCGGGCAAGTGGCGCTTTACCCGGGGGAAGCGTGCGCGATCTTGATATTCCGCTCGAAGGCGCATGGGGCGACAATGGGCTAGTGATTGGGCAGCGCTGTAGCGAAATGCGGTTCGAGTCGCTCGCCATTGCCCAGCTTTCTCTTCGCGCCCAGCGATTGGCGCTTTGTCCGCAGTCTGGCGGGTCGATGGTCCGGTACGACGATGCGCTGCGCATTAAAATCGAAACTCGTTCTCTCACGTTAGCTGGGGAGCTTGCTGATTCTCCGGCATCGCTCTCGGCCGGTGCGGCTTCAATCAATTACCCCGGCGGGTTTAAGCTCGAGGAATTCTCGGCGACGATCGGGACCGGGGGGAGCGCTGTAAGGCTAACCGCTGCTCAACTCGATGGCACCTTTGATGAAGCTGTCGGCGGCACCTTTACCGGCGGAACGGCGCAGCTCGATCTTGTGCCGCTAGACTTGGCTGAAATGGCCGGAAACTGGGCCTACGTCGGCGACACGGTGGTCGTTGAGGAGGGCGCATTCGTACTGACCGAGAGGTTAGATGGCGTCGAGGTGACCGAAGCGCGGTTCGAGCCACTTATCGCAAACGATGCGACTCTCACGCTTTCCGGCGAAACGATTAGCGCCAAAGCGGATCTGCTCAACCCGGGCTCGATGCGGCTCGTAACGCGCGTCGACGTGATCCATGACCTTGCAACTGGTAATGGCCGCGCGGGGATCGATTTTCCCGGATTGCTCTTCGATGAGAAACTTGCACCGGAGGACGTGAGTATTCTCGCGAAGGGCGTAATCGCGTTTGCGAACGGGACGATTTCGGGTCGCGGGGAAGTCCTCTGGACCGATGGTGATGTCGATAGCAAAGGTACTTTTTCGACCGACGGCCTGGACCTTGCGGCGACATTCGGCCCCATCGATGGGCTCAGAGGTTCGATCGCATTCACCGATCTCATCAATTTGACTACCGCGCCCGGTCAGGTGCTCGAAATCGCGGCTCTCAATCCCGGGATCGAAGTTCTGGAGGGCCGCGTCGAATACTCGATGACCGGCGGTGAGTTGATCGCTGTCGAAGATGCGCGCTGGCCATTCATGGGCGGCACGCTGATCCTGCGCCCGGTGAAGATCGAATACGGTTCTCCCGGCCCGCAGCGTTACGTGTTCGAGATGGTTGGCCTCGATGCCGAGGTTTTCGTCGCCCAGATGGAGCTGAGCAATATCGGTGCGAGCGGCATCTTCGATGGCACAGTCCCGATCGTTTTCGACAGCGAAGGCAACGGGACTATCGAGGGTGGTCTGTTGATCTCCCGACCACCGGGCGGCAACGTCTCCTATGTCGGAGAGCTAACTTATGAAGATATGGGCGCGATGGCGAACTTCGCGTTCCAGTCGTTGCGCTCACTCGATTACAACCAGATGATGGTCGGGCTGGACGGAAGCCTCGCCGGCGAGATTATCACCAACTTCCGCATTGATGGCGTAAGGCAGGGGGAAGGCGCGAGTCGCAATTTTGTCACGCGCCAGCTCGCCAAGCTGCCGATCCGCTTCAACATCAGCGTACGTTCGCACAACTTCTACGAACTTTCGACCGTGGTGCGGTCTTATTTCGACCCGTCCTATCTTTCCAATCCGACCACCCGAGGATTTAGGTTCGAGGATGGAAGGTTGGTTCCGATCAGTCCTTTCGCCGAACCACAGCTGCCGGATAACCCCGATGACGGCTCCTCCAATCCTGAAGAAATTCGGCGCGACGATGAACCCGCCGTTCAACCTCCAGAAAGCGATAACTTGCAATGA
- the radC gene encoding DNA repair protein RadC: protein MPESDNSFDFAAADAANSSNRSDSGKQAGIGHRARLRERMLKGGAEALADYEVLEYLLFAAIKQGDTKPVAKELLKHFGSLAGVLNADPKALQRVKGVGETSAAALKSVAIAARRMARSEVTQKPVLSSWQALLDYLAIDMAHLTVERVRVLYLDTRNRLIDDHHVGDGSIDEAAIHPREVIRRAMDVGATALILVHNHPSGSPEPSRADIQITQKIAEAGRLLGITVHDHVIVGREGHVSLRAKGLI from the coding sequence TTGCCAGAATCTGACAATTCTTTCGATTTTGCAGCAGCCGATGCGGCAAACTCCTCAAATCGTTCGGATTCCGGTAAGCAGGCAGGTATCGGCCACCGTGCCCGCCTGCGCGAGCGAATGCTCAAAGGCGGGGCTGAAGCGCTCGCTGATTACGAGGTTCTCGAATACCTGCTTTTCGCCGCGATCAAGCAGGGCGATACCAAGCCAGTCGCCAAGGAATTGCTGAAACACTTCGGCTCGCTGGCTGGCGTACTCAATGCCGATCCCAAGGCGCTCCAGCGGGTAAAGGGAGTCGGAGAAACGAGCGCAGCAGCCCTGAAAAGCGTCGCGATCGCAGCGCGCCGCATGGCTCGCAGCGAGGTCACCCAAAAGCCCGTCCTATCGAGCTGGCAGGCGCTGCTCGATTACCTCGCAATCGACATGGCGCACCTCACGGTCGAGCGCGTTCGGGTACTCTATCTCGATACGCGAAACCGGCTGATCGACGACCATCATGTGGGCGACGGTTCGATCGACGAAGCCGCAATCCATCCGCGTGAGGTCATTCGCCGAGCGATGGATGTCGGGGCGACGGCATTGATTCTGGTGCACAACCATCCGAGTGGCAGCCCCGAGCCCAGCAGGGCAGACATCCAGATCACACAGAAAATCGCGGAAGCCGGGCGGCTGCTCGGCATCACAGTCCACGATCACGTGATCGTGGGACGTGAGGGTCACGTAAGTTTGCGAGCCAAGGGGCTGATTTAG
- a CDS encoding FAD-dependent oxidoreductase gives MAGTAKDGRELLQEERLSPFVRVTLRRWTKWYLDGTETFWPVTDIVTRVFIALWFLRSGLVKAADWETALYLAANEYPVSWMEPTTAATLGLGIEIVGPILLIFGLFTRPAAAAMAALTIISQAVYVPTTTNLIVSAMLVWYVFHGPARFSLDRVLASGIKSSALPLGRQMVVASEWSRENLAPVIMAAIRIWMGVTLLAYAGVIEPSVAVLTWLPTTIFSGFPDWLAIFWSIFFFTGFGAVVVSYGLFFLIGAFMIAGAHPNVTLFPFLFLALYEARGAGPFSVDRAILAWLEENILFDRHYADIPDDWPHIVVVGAGFGGLAAVERLKRLPVRITLIDKRNYHLFQPLLYQIATATLNPADIALPIRSLFRGDGNVRVLKGEVSAIDPEAKTVTYGEDRIIQFDKLVLATGATHSYFGKDEWGAFAPGLKTVEDGVAVRGSILNAFELAEASDDPARIERLLTFVIVGAGPTGVELAGAIAELAKINVAREFRTVDPASARVVLVQSGPRILPSFPEELSNKAAASLEALGVEIRTGSRVTEIAEEYVRIGDDARIDTETVLWAAGVTASPAAQWLGAESDRSGRVEVDEHLRVKRHRDIFAIGDTAGSNAWDGNPVPGLAPAAKQAGAYVSRLVEAELLGKKCPGPFTYRHQGSLATIGRKAAVADFGSVKLSGGLAWWLWGIVHVGFLSGARNRLTVVINWAWSFFAQHSGVRLITEKQS, from the coding sequence ATGGCGGGCACCGCGAAAGACGGGCGTGAGCTCTTGCAGGAAGAGCGATTGTCACCGTTCGTGCGCGTGACGCTGAGACGCTGGACGAAGTGGTATCTCGACGGGACAGAAACCTTCTGGCCGGTGACGGACATAGTCACGCGGGTTTTCATTGCGCTTTGGTTTTTGCGGTCAGGTCTGGTGAAGGCTGCTGATTGGGAGACGGCGCTCTACCTCGCGGCAAACGAGTATCCCGTGAGCTGGATGGAGCCCACGACCGCGGCGACACTTGGCCTCGGGATCGAGATCGTGGGACCGATCCTGTTGATTTTCGGCTTGTTCACGCGCCCTGCGGCAGCAGCGATGGCGGCTCTGACGATAATTAGCCAGGCAGTCTACGTCCCCACCACTACCAATCTGATCGTTAGCGCCATGCTGGTCTGGTATGTCTTCCATGGGCCGGCCAGGTTTTCCCTCGACAGGGTTCTTGCCTCCGGGATCAAATCGAGCGCTTTACCTCTCGGCAGGCAAATGGTCGTCGCAAGCGAATGGTCGCGTGAGAACCTGGCGCCCGTCATCATGGCGGCGATCCGTATCTGGATGGGTGTAACGCTGCTTGCCTATGCGGGTGTGATCGAGCCTTCGGTTGCGGTGCTGACATGGTTGCCGACCACCATTTTCTCCGGTTTTCCCGATTGGCTCGCGATTTTCTGGTCGATCTTTTTCTTCACCGGGTTCGGTGCGGTGGTCGTCTCCTACGGCCTGTTCTTCCTGATCGGTGCCTTCATGATCGCGGGCGCGCATCCCAATGTGACGTTGTTCCCGTTCCTGTTCCTTGCGCTTTACGAGGCTCGCGGGGCGGGGCCGTTTTCGGTCGACCGAGCGATCCTTGCGTGGTTGGAGGAGAACATACTCTTCGACCGGCACTATGCCGACATTCCCGACGACTGGCCGCATATCGTAGTTGTTGGTGCAGGTTTCGGAGGCCTCGCCGCGGTCGAGCGCCTTAAGCGCCTGCCGGTGCGCATCACATTGATTGACAAGCGCAACTATCACCTTTTCCAACCACTGCTTTACCAAATCGCGACGGCGACGCTGAACCCGGCGGATATCGCACTGCCGATCCGCAGCCTTTTCCGCGGTGACGGCAATGTCCGGGTTCTCAAAGGTGAAGTTAGTGCCATTGATCCCGAGGCGAAGACCGTCACGTACGGTGAGGACCGGATTATTCAATTCGACAAACTCGTACTCGCGACCGGTGCGACGCACAGCTATTTCGGCAAGGATGAATGGGGGGCTTTTGCCCCTGGTCTCAAGACAGTGGAGGACGGCGTGGCCGTGCGCGGATCGATCCTCAACGCCTTCGAACTTGCCGAAGCCAGCGACGATCCGGCCCGGATCGAACGACTGTTGACCTTCGTGATTGTTGGCGCGGGGCCGACGGGCGTCGAGTTGGCAGGAGCGATCGCCGAACTGGCGAAGATCAATGTGGCCCGCGAGTTTCGAACGGTCGATCCAGCGAGTGCGCGAGTGGTACTCGTGCAATCGGGTCCACGGATACTTCCGTCCTTTCCCGAGGAATTGTCGAACAAGGCAGCGGCATCACTCGAGGCGCTTGGGGTCGAAATTCGGACCGGGAGCCGGGTGACTGAAATCGCCGAGGAATACGTGCGGATTGGCGACGATGCCCGCATCGATACCGAAACCGTGCTTTGGGCGGCCGGTGTGACCGCTTCGCCTGCAGCACAGTGGCTTGGTGCCGAATCCGATCGCTCAGGCCGGGTTGAAGTGGACGAACACCTGAGGGTCAAAAGGCATCGCGATATCTTTGCCATCGGCGATACGGCGGGCAGCAATGCGTGGGATGGCAATCCTGTGCCAGGTCTCGCTCCGGCAGCAAAGCAGGCAGGCGCCTACGTCTCACGTCTGGTCGAAGCGGAATTGCTAGGGAAGAAATGTCCCGGTCCTTTCACCTACAGGCATCAGGGCAGCCTTGCGACGATCGGGCGCAAAGCTGCGGTCGCCGATTTCGGTTCGGTTAAACTGTCGGGCGGGTTGGCATGGTGGCTCTGGGGCATTGTCCATGTCGGCTTTCTGTCTGGCGCGCGCAACCGGTTGACGGTCGTGATCAACTGGGCCTGGAGCTTCTTTGCACAGCATTCCGGTGTGCGTCTGATTACGGAAAAGCAGTCCTAA
- the purB gene encoding adenylosuccinate lyase translates to MVPRYARPEMSAIWEPETKYEIWFLIEAHATQKLAELGVVPESGAKALWDWWQTDPGIDVAAIDAKEAVLKHDVIAFLDWVAEQVGPEARFMHQGMTSSDVLDTTLAVQLDRASAILIDDMEALLAALKRRAEEHKYTPTIGRSHGIHAEPTTFGLKLAQAYVEFERNLERLKAARKEIATCAISGAVGTFANIDPSVEEYVAEQLGLAVEPVSTQVIPRDRHAMFFATLAVIASSIERLAVEVRHLQRTEVLEAEEYFSPGQKGSSAMPHKRNPILTENLTGQARMIRAYALPALENVALWHERDISHSSVERFIGPDATITLDFALARLTGVIDKLLVYPERMQANLDAMGGLVHSQRVLLALTQAGVTRDNAYRLVQRNAMKVWESSGKLSLLELLKADEEVTSVLSNEELEEKFDLAYHFKHVDPVFERVFG, encoded by the coding sequence ATGGTCCCCCGCTATGCCCGCCCTGAAATGTCCGCGATCTGGGAGCCGGAAACCAAATACGAGATCTGGTTCCTGATCGAAGCGCATGCGACGCAAAAACTTGCCGAGCTTGGCGTGGTGCCTGAAAGCGGCGCCAAGGCGCTGTGGGATTGGTGGCAGACCGATCCGGGCATTGACGTCGCCGCGATCGATGCAAAGGAAGCGGTTCTCAAGCACGATGTAATCGCCTTCCTCGACTGGGTGGCAGAACAAGTCGGCCCCGAAGCGCGCTTCATGCACCAGGGAATGACTTCCAGCGATGTGCTCGACACCACTCTTGCGGTGCAGCTCGACCGCGCATCGGCCATCCTGATCGACGACATGGAAGCGCTGCTTGCCGCGCTCAAGCGCCGGGCCGAAGAGCATAAATATACGCCGACGATCGGGCGCAGCCACGGCATTCACGCCGAGCCGACAACCTTCGGGCTTAAACTTGCGCAGGCCTATGTCGAGTTCGAACGGAACCTTGAGCGCTTGAAGGCCGCGCGGAAGGAAATAGCCACCTGCGCGATCTCTGGCGCGGTCGGTACTTTCGCCAACATCGATCCTTCGGTCGAAGAATACGTGGCCGAGCAGCTTGGTCTCGCGGTCGAACCGGTGTCGACCCAAGTGATCCCGCGTGACCGGCACGCCATGTTCTTCGCAACGCTCGCTGTGATCGCATCCTCGATCGAGCGGCTTGCGGTCGAAGTTCGCCACCTTCAGCGCACCGAAGTTCTCGAAGCGGAGGAATACTTCTCTCCGGGTCAAAAGGGTTCGAGCGCGATGCCGCACAAGCGCAACCCGATCCTGACCGAAAACCTTACCGGTCAAGCCCGCATGATTCGTGCCTACGCCCTGCCCGCGCTCGAAAACGTAGCGCTTTGGCACGAGCGGGACATCTCCCATTCCAGCGTCGAGCGTTTCATCGGTCCCGACGCGACGATTACGCTTGACTTCGCGCTCGCACGACTGACCGGCGTAATCGACAAGTTGCTCGTCTATCCAGAGCGCATGCAAGCGAATCTCGACGCAATGGGAGGCCTCGTCCACTCGCAGCGTGTGTTGCTCGCCCTTACGCAGGCAGGTGTAACGCGAGACAATGCCTATCGACTTGTCCAGCGCAACGCGATGAAGGTGTGGGAATCCTCCGGAAAGCTGTCGCTGCTCGAGCTTCTCAAGGCTGACGAGGAGGTGACCTCAGTGCTTTCCAACGAAGAACTCGAAGAGAAATTCGATCTCGCCTACCACTTCAAACATGTCGATCCCGTTTTCGAGCGGGTGTTTGGCTGA